A stretch of Brevinematia bacterium DNA encodes these proteins:
- the eno gene encoding phosphopyruvate hydratase — protein sequence MSDVIVDIIGREILDSRGNPTVEVDVVLDSGITGRAAVPSGASTGENEAVELRDGDKNRYLGKGVLNAVKNVNEIIKNEIVGMSVFNQVEIDNKLIKLDGTSNKSKLGANAILGVSLAVARAASNLLGIPLYRYIGGTNAKVLPTPMCNVLNGGKHADSNVDFQEFMIVPVNATSFKDAIRMAAETFHSLKKVLSSKGLSTGVGDEGGFAPNLQSNRQAIEVIIEAIEKAGYTPGKDIYLALDLASSELYDSSKKVYVLKGEGRELSSEKMVELLEDWVKSYPIISIEDGMSEHDWDGWKMLTDKLGCKIQLVGDDVFVTNPKILREGILKGIANSILIKVNQIGTLTETLDAIELARNSGYTYIISHRSGETEDTTIADLAVATNSGQIKTGSLSRTDRLAKYNQLIRIEEELGPYAIYKGIKSFQGHHLD from the coding sequence GTGGAATTACTGGCAGAGCAGCAGTGCCTTCAGGAGCATCTACTGGTGAAAACGAAGCTGTAGAACTTAGAGATGGCGATAAGAATAGATACCTTGGGAAAGGTGTCTTAAATGCAGTTAAGAACGTAAACGAAATAATCAAAAATGAAATCGTTGGTATGTCTGTTTTCAATCAAGTTGAGATTGATAATAAACTTATTAAGCTTGATGGCACTAGCAATAAATCAAAGCTAGGTGCAAACGCAATCCTCGGCGTCTCTTTAGCCGTTGCTAGAGCTGCGTCAAATTTGCTCGGAATCCCTCTTTATAGGTATATTGGCGGAACTAACGCAAAAGTTCTTCCAACTCCTATGTGCAATGTGCTTAATGGCGGTAAACACGCTGACAGCAACGTTGACTTTCAGGAGTTTATGATTGTACCCGTTAACGCTACATCATTTAAGGATGCAATAAGAATGGCTGCCGAAACTTTCCATTCCCTTAAGAAAGTTCTATCATCTAAAGGTTTATCAACAGGAGTTGGAGACGAAGGAGGCTTTGCTCCTAATCTCCAATCAAACAGACAGGCAATAGAAGTAATAATTGAGGCAATAGAAAAAGCTGGCTACACCCCCGGCAAGGACATATACCTTGCCCTGGACCTTGCATCAAGCGAACTTTATGATAGCTCAAAGAAGGTTTATGTTCTAAAGGGAGAAGGCAGAGAGTTATCCTCCGAAAAAATGGTAGAGCTTCTAGAAGACTGGGTTAAAAGCTACCCAATCATCTCAATTGAAGACGGAATGTCAGAACATGACTGGGATGGATGGAAAATGTTGACAGATAAACTAGGGTGCAAGATCCAACTAGTCGGCGATGATGTTTTTGTAACAAACCCAAAGATACTAAGAGAAGGAATACTAAAGGGAATAGCAAACTCAATCCTAATTAAAGTTAACCAAATAGGAACACTAACAGAAACACTTGATGCCATAGAACTTGCAAGAAATTCAGGCTATACCTATATCATCTCACACAGATCTGGAGAAACCGAAGACACAACGATCGCAGACCTCGCAGTCGCTACAAACTCCGGCCAGATCAAAACAGGTTCTCTCTCCAGAACCGATAGACTCGCAAAATATAACCAACTGATAAGAATAGAAGAGGAACTTGGACCATATGCTATCTACAAAGGTATTAAATCCTTCCAAGGACACCATCTTGACTAG
- the rpmI gene encoding 50S ribosomal protein L35: MGKGNKPNTSAQKRFKITGSGKIMRRRAGMRHLLSDKPRSRKRRLKQEVEVLSSQIKRMKNLIS; this comes from the coding sequence ATGGGTAAAGGAAACAAACCAAATACCTCAGCACAAAAAAGGTTCAAAATCACAGGCTCAGGTAAAATAATGAGAAGAAGAGCAGGAATGAGACACTTACTCTCAGATAAGCCAAGAAGCAGAAAAAGAAGACTAAAGCAAGAAGTTGAAGTACTTTCTTCACAAATAAAAAGAATGAAGAATCTCATCTCCTAA
- the sufC gene encoding Fe-S cluster assembly ATPase SufC, translating into MDSFFKIVDLKVSIDDNLILKKIDLEVGKGEIHAIMGPNGSGKTTLSNVIMGNPKYKVEGGRIFFKGEDITNLPPNERAKRGIFLAFQHPVEVQGVRLINFLRTAYSVLNCYRLKDTFVPPKPIEFRNFIKSKMELLEIDDSFMTRYLNEGFSGGEKKKSEILQMLLLQPELAIMDEIDSGLDIDALRVISESITKFRNSNNAFIVITHYSRIFKYLKPDFVHILNGGRIVKTGDYTLAEKIEEEGYDWTLEELSTSIT; encoded by the coding sequence ATGGACAGTTTCTTCAAAATTGTTGATCTAAAAGTCAGCATTGATGACAACCTTATTCTTAAGAAGATAGATCTTGAGGTTGGGAAAGGAGAAATACATGCTATAATGGGACCCAACGGTTCTGGTAAAACAACGCTTTCTAATGTGATAATGGGCAATCCCAAATACAAGGTTGAAGGAGGAAGGATATTCTTCAAAGGAGAAGATATCACAAATCTTCCACCCAACGAGAGAGCCAAGAGGGGGATATTTCTAGCTTTTCAGCACCCAGTAGAAGTTCAGGGAGTTAGGCTTATAAACTTTCTAAGAACTGCTTACAGTGTGCTTAACTGCTATAGGCTAAAAGACACTTTTGTTCCACCAAAACCTATAGAGTTTAGAAACTTCATCAAGTCCAAAATGGAACTACTGGAGATTGACGATTCGTTTATGACAAGATACCTCAATGAAGGTTTTTCTGGCGGAGAGAAAAAGAAGTCAGAGATACTTCAAATGTTGCTTTTGCAACCTGAACTCGCAATAATGGATGAGATAGACTCAGGACTAGACATTGATGCTCTAAGAGTAATCTCAGAAAGTATAACCAAGTTTAGAAATAGTAACAATGCATTTATAGTCATAACTCATTACTCCAGAATCTTCAAGTATCTAAAACCTGACTTTGTTCACATTCTCAACGGAGGCAGAATAGTCAAGACAGGAGATTACACCCTTGCAGAGAAGATAGAAGAAGAGGGATACGATTGGACTCTAGAGGAACTATCCACGAGTATAACCTAA